ACCCAGTGtactgcaaataaataaataaataaataaagatcaGTAAGTAGAGCAGACAAACACCATGTCGGCTCACAGTTGGAGAGCCAGGGGCTGCCTTCTGCCATTTGGATCACCATGgaaacaaccaaatacacaaccAGCACTGTCATCAGCTTCAACTCAACACACTGCAGTCTACGTGTGATGGCAAGTTGTTCATCCTATCTTTTCATGCtagaaaaaaagcaattcacaaaatacaaaaactggatcataaaacattacaataacCCACATAGAGGACATCCAGTTTAGGTGCCGATTTACCTTGCACTAATGACCTCAACAGCCACAGCTTGATGATGTGGAGAGGAATAAACTGAGCAATGGGTGACAGGTAGTAGGCACATGGGTCTGAAACACCCCAAAATCATTAAATCAATGCATGCTATTATTGACATAAAATGGATGTTGCGCTGAAAATGACTCCACAGAGACATGACTGTTAAGACACCAGTTGGACAAAAATATGCTGCACGTTATGACACAATTTTCACTGATAGGCTAGATATACCATCATTATTACAGCAATTTCACATGTAAGGCCTGAAGCACAGCAGGGAGAAGATGTTGGGGATTGTAGGATAAATGTTGCACGTTTACCACACAACCTACGTTTGTTGCATACAAATTCAAAGGGATCACCGCGGACGTGATGGGCTAGGCGAGCCCCGACATCGTGATGCGTTTCCTCTCCAACCACCTGCCAAAAACACGAACTAATGAGCAGACAGATGTCCAACATGCATTTGGGCCCCCCGCTCCTCTTACCTGCTCTGTGCGCTTCGCCCAGTCGGACCTCGGTGATGCTACTGGGGTCACTCTGAGATCTTCCACGCACCAACACGCAATCCTCGCCCAGCCCGTCCGATGATGCCATGGTGAATAGAAAAGCAAAACACAGGAGAGGCGTACCCGCCGTTAGCCAAGGTCACCGGCATCCAGTGGTGGAGACGATTTAATGTGGTTGGACCGCTGTAGCTGCAGCTCCTGGTCCCCAATAAGCAGCAATGCTGGGGAAATCCATTACGCGCGTAGCATCATGCCTCCTTCAAGTGCTGCTCGTAAAATCCAATCTTTTAACGATTTGAAGTTTTTTGACGTTTCAGAAACTCAAATTGCAGGGGAGCTTTATCCCACGCAtccgttttgttgttgttgaatataAACGGCATACTTATATCATTTTGTCATTCTTCCCCAAAACACTCAAACTAATGCATATTTTCACAAAATTTCTATGAATAGGCTAATCATAATGTTAAGCTTGCcccatgtgtatgtgtgtgtgtgtgtgtgtgtgtgtatgagtcaaaacaaaataaagttaaaactagttttgaaaaatgtctttgtgaTTTGCAGATTGattgaaaaattgatttaaattgagtaaattggattttttttttgtaggcgTTATCACCAAGCTCTAGTAATGACGTAGGGTACATTAAGGTTCCCAAGTAATATGAGCCCAGTTGAAGAAAGGCGGCTGTGGCAAGGAGGTAGAGCAATTCGCCCCAAAATCAAAGTCTGTGTGACACAAAGCCACTTTTAAAAGTCCCACCTGACCTTATCAGACCAATTACAGTCATGATGCTGACATATCTAGACTAAATATAGCCTACAATCTGAGTCACTGCACTGTATTTGTCAGCCTGTattaaaaactcaaattaaaAGTGCTCTGTTCAAAGAAAGCCAGACTCAATATAGGCCTACACGCCCAATATTACACATATGCAAACATGTTAGGCCAAAGGAATCTGTTGTTTGCTGAACTGTAAGCTACAGCTGGGTGTAAACCAGCCTCGCACGTTTTAGGGACAATTTCGCGCTTTGATGGCTCACATCCGAGGCCAGCTTTTAAATGCGATATGTCCTACAGAGTATGAAGGTCGCGTTGGATACATGTCCACTAGGATTGGAAGGAAATGGGGACTTTCTAAATGGCAATATCTCACTGGACTGAATCGTCTATTATTGAAGAAAGCATGTAGGCCCACGGCCAGAAATGATGAAGATTCTATTCAGCTAGAAATGGTCAATAAGGACAGTggctaaaataaaaactttggcCTTACTAAAGGTAGTAGGCTATAGGCTATTAATCAACACAGGTAGGCTATAGGCTATAGCCTGCCAAGGAAAGTATGATTTGGCATGTGGGCCATGTTTGGCAATGAAGGGGGAAAATATGATGGTTGCTGACAaacaatgtagcatttaaaagactgtgtttttaaattgagtCTGGTGCAGCTCCCTCCACAttcaaccatagactgttaatattaatattatacagtctatgcataAAACACACCAGGGATGCATTAGCCTACATAACTTCCAGCAAACTTCTCTAAGAATAATCAGGGCGAAACAGTATCACCAATCTGATTTAACTGAATATTCTCTCTTCTAGCTcagctaaaaaaacacaaaaccactGAATCGGCCAGCACAGCATGTAGTTCATGGAGCCTGTTTTTAACCCGTACAACAACAACTGACTTTAGCAGTTCACATAACAGAAACTCGACTGTCctgctgttattacacacatgtaAACTAACCACACACAAGCCTGTTGGACTCACAGCTGCAGTCTATAGGCTCCCTCTGCAGAATGAACATAGGGGACACAAACACTGGAATGGGGATTGAATAGtgaatattattaaatatgataGCCAGAGGTTGGAATGTCTGAAGGAGTACGGGACTGTAAACAATTTGGTAAACACTTAActggataaataaacagaaaaatgaagTTAATACAAAATTAGACAAGATGCCACTTTTCTTTTGATGCTTGATGGAAATGAGTCAATGTaaacatgtctgtttgtgtgtgtgtgtgtgtgtatcagtgaaAGTCTCTGGCTGTGTGAAATCCATTTAGCAGAGAGAAAGGACATGATTTTAACTGTTAATAGGAGTGTGGTGGAAGTGGACAAGGCGGAAGATGTTGAGCCAGTTTAGAGCAGGACTAATGAGGAAAACCTGACACAAGAGTTAGCTACCCAGAAGATGGCAGTAATGCAACACCAGTGGTGTAAACTGCTGTCAAAGCcacaaacaagaagaaaatcaTCCCTCCTTGAAGAGAAGGTGCAAAACAGTGGAATAATCCCAGAAGGTGGCAGCAATACGCTGCAACGTCGCATGTGCTCGCTGTCGTAAAATTACAAAGAATAAGAAAGGGGGAAAACATGGCGGAAAGAGAAGTGGGTGACACCCGTACCGCTTCCGACTCATCGTATAATAGTGATTGTCCAAGTGATGCTGTGCCCCTGAAATCACCTGAAGATGAGAGCTCGGAAAGTCCTGCACATCAGCATGCCCAGGACCTCAAAAGCGTCCTGGTCACGAGCGTTTTAAACCTAGAAAAGCTCGACGTAGACCTGTACAGGTAGGCTAAAGTTAGCCGGCCGGCTGAAGTTTGTCAGTGTCATGTCAACTTGGGATATGGCGtcgtcctttttttttttttaaacagaaggTTAAGTGCAACTATTTAGGTTTGGTTCATTTACCGCGTGGCCGAATTGAAGGGCTCATTGAAATAAATGAACGTCATTGCAATGATATCGTAACCCTACTACACATCTTTTGACGAAACCATACACTTTGTAACGTTACAATAGAATGAAACATGACTTGTTGATAAGGTAGCTCATGTCACCAGAAATGTCCTaatgtttagaaatgttttcGGTATGCTGATGATTGAAGATTACACTTTCCCTTTTTAGTTTCTCAAACTGTAGCCTACAGTAGGCCTAgggtgaattttttttttttttttttttttttttttatggccaTCGTCAGTGATACTGAACAGAACGGCCTACATTTAAACTGTCAGCGAACTTGGTAAGGAAAGGTTCGTATAGGGTCACTAGTCCAGGCGCTACAATGAATCTTCGTACACTCCTATTTACTCGTATGAGGGAAGAAATTTCTAATATTGTCTTACGGCAGACATGCTGACATGTCACattaggaaaagcacaggtgtattccAAACCAATAaagatggctgcattccacttaggagaggccctggtgtCGTGCATGCTGTCTCACTGAAATATctcactgggacacttgatggaactGAGCCATTgttaaggttatcaatttcagctgtgctttttctactttgacaagtcaaaatgtcagcCGTGAGAAAAGGCTATGCAGTCTAGTTAAATCCATTTAAGgttcaaatgttaaatttttgaaaaaacaaagcctCTGGTAAAAcgtcaagattttttttattaactccACAAAGTTGGGATCTACTGTATGGCTGCTATACTGTATTTGATCGCAATACATTTGCGTATATGGGTTCCCAATAAACTCATAAcactcaaatacatttattaccCTGACTTTTTGTAATACCTGAATGGTAAAGTTACGCAAGCATCATAAAGTGAgacattatgtactgtatattccaaTTACTTCTCTATTTTCCCCTAGAGGAAGGCACCACTGGGTGCCCCGCAGTCAGCGTTTGTTTGGTGGTCAAATAATCGGACAGGCCCTTGTTGCTGCTGCCAAATCTGTCAACGATAATCTCTATGCCCATTCCCTCCACTGCTACTTTGTACGAGCAGGTAAGATGTAGCATAATTTCAAAGGTGCTGGCCAGCAATATTTGAACCCATTTAGTAAAAAGGGGGCTCTTAGAGCGTTTCCATACACATGCTGGCTCGactcggctcggctcggcttTGCACGCCCAATAGGTAATGCAAATTGTCTTTTAATAGAGTGAATACAACTACAGAAGACGAGAACAATAGTTACAATGACCAATATGCTTTACCTTAGCTTTTGTAAACACAAAGGCCTGCATCAGAAATATAAGCAGTAAAACCTCATCTTCTAACTAGAATCCTATCATGATCAATGGAATGATCTAGTAAGTTGGCCACAGTCGATCCCAGTTTTTGGGCTGTTTTTCAGGAGATCCTAAGGTTCCGGTGCTGTACCAAGTGGAGCGCACAAGAGATGGTCGCAGTTTCACAGTACGCTCTGTGAAGGCCATCCAGCATGGACAGCCTATACTCATCTGTCAAGCGTCCTTCCACATGCTGCAGCCGAGTCCCCTGCAGCACCAGTTCACCATGCCAGTGGTCCCTAAGCCTGAAGACCTCCTCACTGTAGAAGAACTCATTCATCTTTATCTCAGGTAAAGCTGCTTAGATAAGTC
The Etheostoma cragini isolate CJK2018 chromosome 4, CSU_Ecrag_1.0, whole genome shotgun sequence genome window above contains:
- the acot8 gene encoding acyl-coenzyme A thioesterase 8 — encoded protein: MAEREVGDTRTASDSSYNSDCPSDAVPLKSPEDESSESPAHQHAQDLKSVLVTSVLNLEKLDVDLYRGRHHWVPRSQRLFGGQIIGQALVAAAKSVNDNLYAHSLHCYFVRAGDPKVPVLYQVERTRDGRSFTVRSVKAIQHGQPILICQASFHMLQPSPLQHQFTMPVVPKPEDLLTVEELIHLYLSKPDIGEKSKQGLNKLLANEVPIEIKPINPPHFYRLAAREPKMLFWVRARGYIGEGNMKLHCCVAAYVSDFAFLGTALLPYPDYRAQFAASLDHAMWFHSTFRSDEWMLYECESPWAGGSRGLVQGRLWRGDGVLAASCSQEGVLRVKPFTEPSKL